The following proteins come from a genomic window of Novosphingobium aromaticivorans DSM 12444:
- a CDS encoding RNA pyrophosphohydrolase, with product MNDAFAGLPYRPCVGVMLVNSQGRVFVGRRIDDKDGVAWQMPQGGIDDGEELHPAALRELSEETGVAAELVTIIAESREEHLYDLPDELIGKLWGGQYRGQRQKWLLLRFAGEDTDIRLDAHDPAEFSEWRWVEPEQLPDLIVPFKRRVYRQVVDEFRDLI from the coding sequence ATGAACGACGCGTTTGCCGGGCTTCCCTATCGTCCCTGTGTCGGGGTCATGCTGGTCAATTCGCAGGGCCGCGTGTTCGTCGGTCGGCGCATCGACGACAAGGATGGGGTTGCCTGGCAGATGCCGCAGGGCGGGATCGACGATGGCGAGGAACTTCATCCCGCCGCGCTGCGCGAACTTTCCGAGGAAACCGGCGTCGCGGCGGAACTCGTCACGATCATCGCGGAAAGCCGCGAGGAACACCTCTACGACCTGCCGGACGAACTGATCGGCAAGCTGTGGGGCGGCCAGTATCGCGGGCAGCGCCAGAAGTGGCTGCTGCTCCGCTTTGCCGGAGAAGATACCGACATCCGCCTCGATGCACACGATCCGGCCGAGTTCAGCGAGTGGCGCTGGGTCGAACCTGAACAGCTTCCCGACCTGATCGTGCCGTTCAAGCGCCGGGTCTACCGCCAGGTCGTCGACGAATTTCGCGACCTGATCTGA
- a CDS encoding tetratricopeptide repeat protein, translating into MRFAPVALALSLIVGVTGSMGSARSSAPLDPRAEVLLKEGRALLGKGDVAAATDSFEAALAIEPGNVGTLVALADAARRDGLQGKAIHYYREALEREPNNVAAISGEGGAMVEKGAVEKARKNLTRLEGLCGKSCPETTELSAAIARGPTPKVMSAEAVTAEPKVEAN; encoded by the coding sequence ATGCGTTTTGCCCCCGTTGCGCTTGCCCTTTCCCTCATCGTCGGCGTGACGGGCAGCATGGGATCGGCGCGCAGTTCCGCGCCGCTCGATCCCCGCGCGGAAGTGCTTCTCAAGGAAGGTCGCGCCCTGCTTGGCAAGGGTGACGTCGCGGCGGCCACGGACAGCTTCGAGGCGGCCCTGGCGATCGAGCCGGGCAATGTCGGCACGCTCGTCGCGCTGGCCGACGCCGCGCGCCGGGATGGCCTTCAGGGCAAGGCGATCCACTATTACCGCGAAGCGCTGGAGCGTGAGCCGAACAACGTTGCCGCCATTTCCGGCGAGGGCGGCGCGATGGTCGAGAAGGGCGCGGTCGAGAAGGCGCGCAAGAACCTGACCCGGCTTGAAGGGCTTTGCGGGAAGAGCTGCCCGGAAACCACCGAACTTTCCGCCGCCATCGCTCGCGGCCCGACGCCCAAGGTCATGTCCGCAGAGGCGGTTACCGCCGAGCCGAAGGTTGAAGCGAACTAG